In Xiphophorus hellerii strain 12219 chromosome 13, Xiphophorus_hellerii-4.1, whole genome shotgun sequence, the following proteins share a genomic window:
- the prrc2a gene encoding protein PRRC2A isoform X3, which produces MSERSGQTAKGKEGKTKYASLNLFDTYKGKSLEAQKPVVPPRHGLQSLGKVASARRMPPPANLPSLKAENKGNDPNVSLVPKDGTGWASKQEPADPKSTDALSAPQPESQQPVASQIAAPTRPRTPPISEALAPPSTQAVGARSWAQASVTHGTQGDGGKGSNLPSPFSREEFPTLQSAGDQDKAGREPATADQWYGPGPSLRPQNVTSWRDGGGRALAPTLPGEGAAEGGTGGALVMDGAAGVPHPNPQIQGPPRNPPAGSPALPLPQPPVGPGFPPFRGIMPPFMYPPYLPFPGPYGPQGPYRYPPPGEGPPPRFSRGQGPDSRAQGGPRDSGEMVKRPSILKQDDLKELDELDHDGDDGWAGANEEIDYSAKLKFSDDEAEEEGDEDKRESKNDSRYVNNEQQRSQDAPAANSHSRASDSGGESRHTPPSNADGAPQPPSSKPGWAEEGSSGWGNQGAPSSYQGRRPGLGGPREQPSPPPGPLLGPGPYSFYRQDRPHGQGSLLGPGKPAAAAAQLQPASAGPAASSQPGLLVHGSQGDDEDETWRQRRQQSSSEISAAVERARRRREEEERRMEEERRAACAEKLKRLDEKQQQQQQQGSGPAAAAGSSKTPGLDGNSTAATAGSPSPSISASSPNISQPASPCMDPEEPPVLAAQSGSGSGASDRRRASSNSSYDSTADVQQCPQPAVSQPQQPTLDVPPSVESKEESAGSPHVRAGSGSERGVEPVKMESSGVGVGRQAGGLPGQGYSKYQKSLPPRFQRQQQEQLLKQQQQWQQQQQHSQASQSQLSPQPQAPQGPSPGSTPQPGPGPKQGGPLYQPGSMVRPPPLPMNFDPRWIMMPYMDPRVMQGRPPPMEYYSAGMHPSGLIGRERSDSGGSGSEPFDRQQQHPGHPHRGTPPIDPKLAWGPEVFPGGADNRGLTSPLRQKQEEEDVGKGPRSDTPPHRLRDGGLGPVQQPSSSSGTSSQTPPPPVGVQVGSQGGTHHPHHYIGGRGNYSNFPDQGARMPPHPQQRQGERGNQPHGFTHPDDGPSRGPQQVQIWGAPHSHYDRNGRADLPTMEGSAHLPHHHSHHHQQPQFPLNPHKVENSRDRGGEAPAKKTDSSPPLHQPSLSSSCSSSSSSAREDGKAAQHHSPPLREGEAVVGERGSNSHMKPDKPGPTFLAHSNQNPLQHGGHNQTQQHPHSKSNQRGGREHKTETQWGPRPGSNSMGGGSSHGRRGNNAGGGRGEDPSSTPSDHKPSNQTGGSNPNKRAGPIKKPLLKEIKREGVEVDGGDKQGKEKEQDGGQPASMKQDASSMPQNASTATKEEQNHTAKARSGGKERASGGGGGSGRGSKEVDSLSSGFPSRRDRDRSFERGGMPAKGGRPSRGRGGEFYRGGRGYRGTYTASAGPAGGGRGRMGARSGRDYRSSTGGGHHQEAKGDGSGVRHGQDRSQHNPARARNRSETRSEGSEYEEIPKRRRERGSETGSESGGSDLGHSDKEEHQKPNSKNCSGNAGATGNVSSVAPRVSQARVFTPRGVPSRRGRGGGGGGGNMYRGSGTIGGPVGGHRVGPGSGSYAGSSKSATSGRKQQGPPLTSGPKDLGRGGGAGEKKDKVVDGGQNQGVNPPPPSLPATTPPAVASAENGGVIIQQAATNPAPNSNAPPHPANRGHPPGGFDRPPRRRRHGRSQHQQDKPPRFRRLKERENAARINGGVGVIGGGRPSSPSLNSVQDSNGGPAVAPVAGNAPNHGSTLSTNNNNNSGGQPNNTNNHHHYNQSNAAPAHAQHHHNHGAKSPDFTNQNSDQANEEWETASESSDFTEFRDRDAGGGKSYVSHHHHHPGRGGGGGLVDRDMAGKEPSANKRSFSSQRPGMERQNRRVSAGGGGGRGPRGPPGGGGSGAPANGGGNRGEKRGNWPSPKNRK; this is translated from the exons ATGTCAGAGCGCTCTGGGCAAACTGCAAAGGGGAAGGAAGGCAAAACCAAGTATGCGTCTCTCAACTTGTTTGATACATACAAAGGAAAGAGCCTTGAAGCACAAAAGCCTGTTG TTCCCCCCCGCCATGGCCTGCAGTCTCTTGGTAAAGTTGCCTCCGCGCGGCGCATGCCACCACCTGCCAACCTGCCCAGTCTGAAGGCGGAGAACAAAGGCAACGACCCCAACGTCTCGCTCGTTCCCAAAGACGGCACAGGATGGGCAAGCAAACAGGAACCAGCAGACCCAAAGAG TACCGATGCATTGTCAGCACCGCAGCCGGAATCGCAGCAGCCTGTGGCTTCACAGATAGCTGCACCGACCCGCCCGAGAACCCCACCAATTTCAGAG GCTCTGGCCCCACCTTCAACACAGGCCGTAGGGGCAAGGTCGTGGGCACAGGCCAGCGTTACACATGGAACACAAGGGGATG GTGGAAAGGGATCAAACCTACCGTCGCCGTTCTCTCGCGAGGAATTTCCCACCCTGCAGTCGGCTGGCGACCAGGACAAAGCTGGCAGAGAACCGGCCACTGCAGATCAGTGGTATGGGCCCGGACCAAGCCTCCGCCCCCAGA ACGTTACAAGTTGGCGGGACGGTGGGGGCCGAGCCTTGGCGCCCACCCTGCCTGGGGAGGGGGCAGCGGAGGGGGGCACAGGTGGAGCGCTGGTGATGGATGGGGCAGCTGGGGTCCCCCATCCAAACCCCCAGATCCAAGGGCCACCTAGGAATCCCCCTGCAGGCAGCCCCGCCTTGCCCCTGCCCCAGCCCCCCGTGGGGCCCGGGTTTCCTCCATTTCGAGGGATCATGCCACCCTTC aTGTATCCCCCCTATCTCCCGTTCCCGGGCCCCTATGGCCCTCAGGGGCCCTACAGGTACCCGCCACCTGGGGAGGGGCCACCTCCAAG GTTCTCTCGTGGACAGGGGCCTGACAGCAGGGCCCAGGGCGGCCCTCGGGATTCAGGGGAAATGGTGAAACGCCCCTCCATCTTGAAGCAGGACGACCTGAAGGAGCTGGATGAGCTGGATCACGACGGAGACGATGGCTGGGCAG GGGCGAATGAGGAGATTGATTACTCCGCCAAGCTGAAATTCAGTGACGATGAAGCTGAAGAAGAGGGAGACGAAGACAAAAGGGAGAGCAAGAATGACTCGCGGTACGTGAACAA TGAGCAGCAGAGGTCCCAGGACGCTCCCGCTGCAAACTCTCACTCCCGAGCCTCGGACAGCGGCGGGGAAAGTCGCCACACGCCTCCCTCGAACGCTGACGGAGCCCCACAGCCCCCCTCCAGCAAGCCAGGATGGGCCGAGGAGGGAAGCAGCGGCTGGGGAAACCAGGGGGCGCCTTCCAGCTATCAG GGGCGCAGGCCTGGATTGGGTGGCCCCCGGGAGCAGCCCTCCCCCCCACCTGGGCCGCTCCTCGGACCAGGGCCCTACTCCTTTTATCGACAG GACCGGCCGCACGGTCAGGGTTCGCTCCTCGGCCCGGGAAAACCCGCCGCTGCCGCCGCCCAGCTCCAGCCAGCATCAGCGGGTCCGGCCGCCTCCTCTCAGCCCGGCCTGCTGGTCCACGGCTCCCAGGGAGATGACGAAGACGAGACCTGGCGTCAGCGCCGGCAGCAGTCCTCCTCTGAGATCTCTGCGGCCGTTGAGCGAGCCCGTCGCCGACGCGAGGAGGAGGAACGCAGGATGGAGGAGGAGCGACGGGCCGCCTGCGCCGAGAAGCTGAAGAGGCTCGacgagaagcagcagcagcagcagcagcagggcagCGGCCCGGCAGCCGCCGCCGGCAGCAGCAAGACCCCCGGCCTCGACGGGAACTCTACCGCTGCTACGGCCGGCAGCCCCAGTCCGTCGATTTCAGCGTCCTCCCCGAATATCAGCCAGCCGGCCTCCCCCTGCATGGACCCCGAAGAGCCTCCGGTGCTGGCAGCCCAGTCCGGGTCCGGCTCTGGAGCGAGCGACCGCCGGCGAgccagcagcaacagcagctacGACTCCACTGCAG ATGTCCAGCAGTGTCCCCAGCCAGCTGTGTCCCAGCCACAGCAGCCCACTCTGGATGTCCCTCCGTCAGTGGAGAGTAAGGAAGAGTCCGCAGGCAGTCCTCACGTCCGTGCAGGAAGTGGCAGTGAAAGAGGCGTTGAGCCGGTGAAGATGGAGAGTTCTGGTGTAGGAGTGGGCCGTCAAGCCGGCGGTCTTCCTGGCCAGGGTTACTCCAAGTACCAGAAGTCTCTACCGCCTCGCTTTCAGAGGCAGCAGCAG GAGCAGCttctgaagcagcagcagcagtggcagcagcagcagcagcacagtcaGGCTTCCCAGAGTCAGCTGTCCCCCCAGCCCCAGGCGCCTCAGGGTCCGTCCCCAGGCTCCACCCCCCAGCCGGGCCCTGGGCCAAAGCAGGGCGGACCCCTCTATCAGCCAGGCAGCATGGTGCGACCTCCACCTCTGCCCATGAATTTTGATCCTCGCTGGATTATGATGCCCTACATGGACCCTCGCGTGATGCAAGGTCGCCCTCCTCCCATGGAATATTATTCAGCTGGCATGCACCCGTCTG GGCTTATTGGTCGTGAGCGATCCGATTCAGGCGGCTCTGGTTCAGAACCTTTCgacaggcagcagcagcatcctggCCACCCTCACCGTGGGACCCCCCCTATAGACCCAAAGCTGGCCTGGGGGCcggaggtgttccctggaggagCGGATAACCGCGGCCTGACGTCTCCGTTGAGAcagaagcaggaggaggaggatgtggGGAAAGGGCCCAG AAGTGACACTCCTCCACACCGCCTGCGCGACGGAGGACTGGGACCAGTTCAGCAGCCCAGCTCATCATCTGGGACCTCCAGTCaaactcctcctcctcccgttGGTGTGCAAGTTGGCAGCCAGGGAGGCACACACCACCCTCATCACTACATCGGAGGGCGGGGCAACTACAGCAACTTCCCCGACCAGGGTGCAAGGATGCCTCCCCACCCGCAGCAGAGGCAGGGCGAAAGAGGCAACCAGCCCCACGGCTTCACCCATCCAGATGACGGGCCTTCTCGAGGGCCTCAGCAGGTGCAGATATGGGGAGCCCCACATTCTCATTACGACCGTAACGGCCGTGCAGACCTCCCCACCATGGAGGGCAGCGCTCATCTTCCCCACCACCACAGCCACCACCATCAACAGCCTCAGTTCCCCCTTAACCCCCACAAAGTAGAAAACAGTCGTGACAGGGGTGGCGAGGCTCCCGCCAAGAAGACGGATTCTTCTCCACCTCTTCACCAGCCATCCCTGTCATCCTcatgctcctcttcctcctcctctgccagGGAGGATGGGAAGGCGGCCCAGCATCACTCGCCACCTCTGAGGGAGGGTGAGGCTGTTGTAGGCGAGAGAGGCAGCAACAGTCACATGAAACCAGACAAACCAGGCCCCACGTTTCTGGCCCATTCCAACCAAAACCCTCTTCAGCATGGCGGTCATAATCAGACTCAGCAGCATCCTCACTCTAAATCAAACCAAAGAGGAGGGCGCGAGCATAAAACGGAGACGCAGTGGGGCCCACGGCCTGGAAGCAACAGCATGGGCGGGGGATCCTCCCACGGCAGGAGGGGTAACaatgcaggaggaggaagaggagaggaccCCTCCAGTACTCCATCAGACCACAAACCCTCCAACCAGACAGGAGGCAGCAACCCCAACAAGAGGGCTGGTCCAATCAAGAAGCCTCTGCTGAAGGAAATAAAGAGGGAAGGAGTGGAGGTTGATGGAGGAGACAAACAAGGCAAGGAGAAAGAGCAAGATGGCGGCCAACCCGCCTCCATGAAGCAGGACGCGTCCTCTATGCCCCAGAATGCCTCGACTGCAACAAAAGAGGAGCAGAACCATACAGCTAAAGCCAGGAGTGGAGGGAAAGAACGGGCCtctggaggtggaggagggtcCGGCAGAGGGTCCAAGGAAGTAGACTCATTGTCTTCTGGGTTTCCCTCCAGGAGGGACAGAGACCGCTCCTTCGAAAGAGGCGGAATGCCTGCGAAAGGGGGCAGACCCAGTCGGGGACGAGGAGGAGAGTTCTACCGCGGTGGCCGTGGTTACCGGGGTACGTACACTGCCAGTGCTGGACCAGCTGGCGGCGGTCGTGGTAGGATGGGAGCACGGAGTGGGAGAGACTACCGCTCCTCTACTGGGGGCGGCCACCACCAAGAAGCCAAGGGTGACGGATCTGGTGTTCGGCACGGCCAGGACCGGTCTCAGCATAACCCGGCGAGAGCGAGGAATCGCAGCGAGACCCGCAGCGAGGGCTCAGAGTATGAAGAAATACCCAAGAGGAGGAGGGAGCGAGGTTCGGAAACGGGCAGTGAGAGTGGGGGCAGTGACCTCGGTCACTCTGACAAGGAAGAACACCAGAAACCCAACTCCAAGAACTGTTCAGGGAATGCCGGAGCCACGGGGAATGTCTCTTCAGTGGCACCCAGAGTTTCTCAGGCTCGCGTGTTCACCCCCAGGGGGGTTCCCTCTAGAAGGGGCCGGGGTGGAGGCGGCGGAGGGGGAAACATGTACAGGGGCAGTGGCACCATTGGAGGGCCTGTTGGGGGTCACCGGGTCGGACCTGGCTCAGGTTCTTACGCCGGGTCATCAAAGTCTGCCACTTCAGGCCGGAAACAGCAAGGTccacctctgacctctggacCCAAAGATCTGGGTCGAGGGGGGGGTGCAGGAGAAAAGAAGGACAAGGTGGTAGATGGAGGTCAGAATCAAGGGGTCAACCCGCCTCCGCCATCTTTACCTGCCACGACGCCTCCTGCTGTGGCGTCTGCTGAGAATGGAGGAGTGATCATCCAACAAGCTGCAACCAATCCCGCCCCGAACTCAAACGCCCCCCCACATCCTGCGAACCGGGGCCACCCTCCCGGTGGGTTCGACCGACCCCCAAGGCGACGCCGTCATGGCCGCTCTCAACACCAGCAGGACAAGCCTCCCCGCTTCCGCAGACTGAAGGAGCGAGAGAACGCCGCGCGCATCAACGGCGGTGTCGGCGTCATCGGCGGCGGCAGACCTTCGTCTCCTTCCCTGAATTCGGTTCAGGACAGTAATGGAGGTCCGGCGGTTGCCCCCGTCGCAGGAAACGCCCCGAACCACGGCTCCACTCTgagcaccaacaacaacaacaacagcggcGGGCAGCCcaacaacacaaacaaccaTCACCACTACAACCAGAGCAACGCTGCCCCAGCCCACGCCCAACACCACCACAACCACGGAGCCAAGTCTCCGGACTTCACCAACCAGAACTCGGACCAGGCCAACGAGGAGTGGGAAACCGCCTCCGAGAGCAGCGACTTCACCGAGTTCAGAGACAGGGACGCCGGAGGGGGGAAGTCCTACGTCTcccaccatcaccaccacccGGGTagaggcggcggcggcggtcTGGTGGATCGAGATATGGCCGGTAAAGAGCCTTCTGCGAATAAACGAAGCTTCTCCAGCCAGCGTCCCGGGATGGAGCGACAGAACAGGAGGGTCAGCGCCGGAGGAGGCGGAGGGAGAGGCCCTCGCGGCCCCCCGGGCGGCGGCGGCTCCGGTGCTCCAGCCAACGGAGGTGGCAACCGTGGGGAGAAACGTGGCAACTGGCCATCGCCCAAAAATAGGAAGTGA